DNA from Leptospira mayottensis 200901116:
CCTTGTTCTAGGATGGAGTCGATCGAATCCCGCAATAAACCTAGATCCTTCAAACCTTCCACGAGTGTTCTAACGGCTTGATCGTGAATCGCGACAAATTCGACTCCTTCCTTTGTGTTTGACACAGCCTCCTTTTGCGCCTTTAAAACGACTTCATACACTGCTTTTTGTTCAGAAGAAAATTTTTTACCCACAGGAAAATTTCGAGTAACGTCCGCGGTATAATATCCTTTTTCCGCACCGCTGTCCACAAGAACGAGTTCACCGTCGTTCAACTTACAGTTGTTAGACGTATAGTGTAAAATTGTAGCATTCTTTCCACCGGCGACTATATGTCCGTAACCTCCTCCCCAGGCCCCATGTTTTAAATATTCGGATTCTAAAATGGCTTCAAGTTCGTACTCGTACATACCGGGCTTAGATTCTCTCATAAGCCTTTCATGGCCCAAAGCGGTAATCCTAGCGGATTCTCGAAGCGCATCAATCTCCGCTGGAGATTTAAACATACGCATCCAATGTAAAAAATCGGGAGATTCGATTCTTCTCGGCCCAAATTTTCCCTCCCTGGATCTTTGATTGAGAGAATAAATCCATTCGATGAGTTTCGTATCCCGAACGAGATTTTTTCCGAAAAAATGATACAAGGTATGTTGATTGAGGAGGATCTCGTCCAGTTTGGATTCCCACTCCGTCGTATCAAACGACTCGTCGAGCCTTAAAAGCTCTTTTGCCTTTTCCTTTCCGACTCTAATCCCGGTCCAAATCTCCTTTTCCTTATCCTTGGGAAGAACAAAGATAGATTTATAAGAATTTTTTAATATTAGAATCCCGTCGGATTCGTCAAGGCCGGTGAGATAATAGTAGTCAGAATCCTGACGAAATTTATAGTCTACGTCCCGATTTCGGATTAAATGAGAAGCCGCAAAAACGATCAAAACCTCTCCGTCTTTGAGCTTTTTCTGAACTTCCGCGATTCTTTCTCTATAAAGGGTATGAGTCATTTTACATTTCCTTTTTCTAATTGGATCGCCGCTTTAAACATCTTATCCATATCCTGTTCCCTCATACAACGAAAATGTCCTTCCGGACAAACCTTTCCACCATGAATCCCACAAGGACGACAATAAAGCCCCTGGATCTCGGAAATAAAGAAAGAATCTGCAAGAGGAGTATAACCGAAATCAGGAATAGTTGCACCAAAAACCGCTAATGTGGGAATATTAAACGCAGAAGCAAAATGAATAGGAGAAGAATCATTGCTGATCATCAAGGCAGTTTTGGAAACCAAAAATGAAAGCTCGGGTAAGTTGGTTTTTCCCGCAAAATTAATTCCGTAACCAGCACCCACTTCTTCACAAAGATCGATATCCGCTTTGGAGCCGATAAGAACTACTTTTTTTCCGGATTCTTTCGCAAGACGTTCTCCTAAAATTCTAAACTTAGAAGCAGGCATCCGTTTCGTTTCCCAAACCGAACTCGGCGCGAGTAAAACGTAATTCCCTTCTTCGAGCCCATTCTCTTGCATCAAAACTCGAACTCGAAAGATAGATTCTTCGCGCCAAAAAAGTTCAGGACGTTTTTGTATTTTAGAATATTCCTCTCTGTCGTATAACAAAGAAAAAAGTTTTTCCACCTCGTGCATTCCTTGAATAGACCTCGGAATTTTTTTTGTGAGTAAAAAAGAAAAACCCGCGGATTCGTAACCGATTCTCACCTTGGCCCTACTAGCAAACCCGATCAAAGTGGAACGAAAGGAAAAATGTGGGAGGATACAAAGAGTATAACGTTCTTTTCGGAGACTCCACAAAAAAGAAAAAAATTTCCACAAAGATCTTTTAAATTCTTTCTTATCCAGAGGAATCAGTCTGTCTATATAAGGGTTAGCTTCCAGCACACTTTCGGTCCCTTTATTGACTACGACCGTAAGGTGTGAATTCTGATATTTTTTTTTGACTTCCCGAAAGAAGGAAGTCGTTAAGATCAGATCCCCTAAAAATGCAGTCTGAACCAGAAGTATTTTTTCATTCACCGTTAAATTCCATTCTAAACTTTGGAAAGAATCGTCGCAAAATTGTTTATCCCTAATCCACCAATCGAAAGAGCCAAGCCGTTTTGAAAACGTTCCTCTTTATACATCCAAGTCTGTAATTCCGCAATTTGAGCAAGACCGGAAACTCCCACAGGATGCCCCCTCGTTTTCAAACCACCCGAGGCATTGATCGGGAGTTGTCCATCAGGATGAGTTTTACCTTCCCGCACATAACGCAGAGCCTTTCCTCTCGGAAAAAGTCCCGCGTCTTCGGCACCGATCAACTCGAAAGGAGTAAACGCATCGTGAAGCTCGGCAATCTGAATCCGCTCCGGTTTTAAATCGGCTTCTTTATACGCTCCCGCAAACGCGGAAACACTGGAAGGGAAACTTAAAAAACCCGGAGGAGAAGAAAGATCTCCGATCCCGTGACCGATTCCACGAACCTCAAGCCGTTTGGGAGATTTCGTTTTTTCAGAATCGAGTAATACCGCACAACTCCCGTCGGAAAGAGGAGAAATATCATACAGACAAAGAGGACTCGCAAAGAGAGGAGAATTAAAATATTCTTCTTCCGTAATATTCTTCCGAATATGAGCCTTTTCGTTCCTCAGTCCGTTGTCGTGCAACTTCTTGGAAAGAGCGTATAAATCCTTACGGTCGTATCCGTACTCGTGCAGATAACGTGTCGCTATCATTCCCCCACCTTGAGCCATGGACATCGCAAAACCTTTCTGACGTTCAGACAAAACACTCCCTAAAAGAAGATTGTTTTGCTCCCTTTCCAAACGACTCATCACTTCGGTAGCAATTACAATTCCTCTTTGAAATGCTCCCGATCGCAGAAAGTAAACGGCAGTATGAAGAGCACTCGCTCCCGACGAAGAAGCGGTCTCCGTTCTAATAGTAAATAAATTCTTTAAACCAAGGCTCTCCTTAATTCTTGCAGAAAGAAAGATCTCTCCCGTGTATCTTTCGGGAGCCATCGCAGCAAAAATAAGAAACTGAGGTTCAAACTCAGAATTTCTTTCCAAAAGTTGAATTGCAGTTTGATAAGAAAGAGAATGATAATCAAGTGCAGTCTTACCGAAGTGACTGAGTTCCGAATCGAGAATAAAAACGGGTGCAGACATCAGAGTCTATGTTTTTAAAAATTGTGAGATTGAAAATCAAAAAAAATTAAATAACGCAAGTAAGACGACTTTTCATTCGAGTTTCTAAACTATCCTTGCAAAATTAAGAATGATTTTTATACTGAATTGATAACAAGGAGAAAACAATGAAAGGTAATAAAGAAGTACTTGAGATTCTCGCAGAAGTGCTTTCTGCAGAACTCACAGCAATCAATCAATATTTTATTCACGCAAAGATGAACAAGAACTGGGGTTTTAAAAAACTTGCAGATTTTATGAAACACGAATCCATAGACGAGATGAAACACGCAGACGAAGTGATCGATCGTATCCTTTATCTGGACGGCGTACCTGATCTTCAAAAATACATGAAGATTAACGTAGGAAAAAACATCGAAGAAATCTTAAAAGTGGATCTCGACTTAGAATACGCGGCTGTGGAAAGATTCAATCGTGGAATCGCGATCGCGGTTAAGAACAATGACAACGGAACCAGAGAGCTGTTTGAAAAAATTCTCGTCTCTGAAGAAGAACACATCGATTGGATCGAATCCCAACAAGAAATCATCCGTCAGATCGGCGTTGAAAACTATCTCGCGCAGCAAATAGAGTGACAAATTTTAAAAAACCAATTCCTAAAAAATCTCTCCGGTTAAAATCAAAAAAACCTGCTATAAAAAATTTTCCGAACGATCCAAGGCAAAAACAAAATCCTTTTAAATCGGAATGGGATTTTTCAAAACCGGATTCTTTCGAGTACCATGCATCTTGCCCGGACGGACTTTCCGGGCTTTTAAGAGAGGAAATCTTAGAGGCTGGTCTAAAAATTATTTCCGAAAATAGAGGCGGAGTTTTTTTTCAAGGTTTAGCGCACACTCTCAAGGAATTCGCACTTTCCACTGGAATCTCGTCCGGAATCAGCATTTCTTTAAAACACTGGAAAGTGGAAAATCCCGAGGATCTTTACGATCAGGCTGTCCAATTTCCGTTTGAGAAAATCCTCGGACCCGAACATTCTTTTCGAATCGATTCGACAACCAAGGATTCCTTGAAAGATTCACGTTATGCGACATACAAGCTCAAAGACGCCATTTTTGATCGATTTCGCTCCCAAGGAAAAGAACCCCCGAAGGTCTCTCGAGACGAACCCGATTTTTTATTCTATCTTCGTTCCCATTCCGATCATGCAAAACTTTCCCTGGGACTCAATACAAGACCTCTTCAACAAAGAGGACATGGAAGAATCGGAGGACCGGCTCCTATGCGGGAAATTCTCGCATCCGCTTTGGTTCGATATTCGGGATGGAACACCAAATCATCGTTATATGATCCGTTCTGCGGTTCGGGAACCATCGTAGTGGAGGCGGCTCTCAAACTTTTATACAGCGGTTATACGAATTACAGAAGCCTGACGGCTTCTCTTCCGTTTAAAAAACTCTTTGGGGAAACGAACCTCAACGTAAAAAATTATTCCGAAGTGAAAATTTTCGCATCGGACAAGAACGAAACAACTTTGAATCTTGCAAGACAAAATGCAAAGAACGCAGGTGTGGATCACTTGATCACTTTTTTTGAATCGGATGCTACTGTTTCCGAAAACGAGAAAAAAATTTCCGGCGGTTTTATCGTGACCAACCCTCCTTATGGAGTTCGAATAGGTACCAAAGAAGAAGCCAAGGAAATTTATGTTGTATGGGGCAAAAAGCTCAAAGATCATTTTGCGGGAAATATCTTGGCACTCGCTTGCGGAGATACCTCACTCTTAGGTTTTCTCAAATTGAAAAAAGATAAGGAGCAATCCCTAACGATTGGTAAGCTCGAAGGAAAATTAGTTGCCTACACTTTGGGCAAATAATCCAATCGAACCGGAATGAAACATCAAGAAATTTTCCTTAAACTTTTGGAAGTCACAGATAATACTAAGGATTCGTTTCAATTTCTAAAACTTTTCCGTTCGATCGAACCTGAAAAGTTCGCTGTGATCTATGCGGATTCCGGTACACTTATGGAGTCCGCAGAAGCACTCCTTTACAATCTCAAGATTCTTCATAAGTTAGATTTATATCCGGTTGTCGTTTTAGACAAAGACGGAATTTCCTACACCAATCTCTTTTATAGAAACCATAACAAAGAAGAATCCCCGTCGATTCTCCCCGGAAAATTATTCCGACATCCTCAAAATTTAGCGGGTGCGGTCATTTCGGCCCTTTCGGAAAAAAAAATTCCGGTTTTTGTCACGGGGGAAAAAGGGCCGCCTCTTTTCACATTCTTGACTAAGCTCTGCTCCACTCTGCATACGAAAAAGCTAGTTCATCTTTATTCGAGAGGAGGAATTTTCTGCGAAGGGAATAAAATTTCGATCTTCGATGTCGACTCTTCCATAAAACCAGACCCAGAAGATGCTTCGCTTTTGTTTTTTTGTTTAGAACTTTATAAAAATGTAAAGGATAAGGAATTCGGAATTGCGGTTACATCCGCTTCCTCACTGTTGAAAGAATTATTTACGATTAAGGGAAGCGGAACTCTGATCCGTAGAAAAAATAGAATCGACTTCATCCCGGATCATCGTTCGATTTCCAGAGATAAGTTGAATCTTCTGATTGAAAAAGCTTTTCAAAGATCTCTGAAAGAAAATTTTTGGAGTCAAGAGTTTGCTGGAATCCTTTTAGAATCCGAATTCAAAGGTTGTGCGTTGGTAAAAAAAACCCCTTTCGGAACATTTCTTTCCAAGTTTGCGGTAGACGAAATTGCCAGAGGAGAAGGTGTCGGAAGAGATATTTGGGACGAAATGACCCGCAAATTTCCCGTTTTATTCTGGAGAGCAAGAAAGGAAAACACGATATCCAAGTGGTACATGAAAGTCTGTGACGGAATGCAAAAGGAAGGAATCTGGATTTATTTTTGGATTGGAGTCCAGGAAGAGCATATTCCGGGTATTTGTTTCTTTTTAAGAAATTATCCGCAAGATCTATCGAGCGATCCATAGAGAGCGAGATAGCCGTAGATAGCGAAAACATTACCGAGCGACCGTAGAAGCGAGGTTGAGTTAATCGAAGGTTCTTAGCGCAGCTAAGATGAGCGATCCATAGATTAGTATGATTCTTGGATGTGAGGCAGTTCCGAGTATGATATTCTTGAATCGACGGAGTTAAGAAGGCCGGTGGCAGATTGATCGCTCTGCCAGTCGTTTGAAGAGGTTAAGACATCTCGCTCCTGAACTCGAAGTATAACGCTCTCTATTTCTCACAATTACTTGGATCTCTTCCGACAATCCTCTGTGAAACGTGCGCGCCCCACCCGCGTTTGGGTGGAGGAGGAGAGGTGGCGGGAAGACTCCGGTGATTTTTCTCTATCAGAAAATCAGACTTTTTGCAAGTAAAAAGCCTCGTTCTTGTCGGAACACTTGAAAAAATATGTGTTTTGGAGTCTTACTATTTCAAAATTCCTCTCAACTTGTAAGTCCGCCTTCTGAACTGAAGGTCGCAGAGCTTTCTCATGGGTCGCTCTCTTGGGGTGATACCTCGATCCATAGATGAATCTCAATCCTTCAGAATCGCAAAAACGATATTAAAAGTTCATAAAGAAGTTCAAGTGATCGTATTGAATCCGGGAGACCTTGCTACAATTTACCAATCCTTGAAAAAGACGGATAAAGAAGACTCGCTCAAGATCACAAGACTCATACAACGTTTTCCGATAGACGAATTGCCGGTCGTTCCGATTCCTTCCGATGAAAAAAAGGACAAAAGAAAACTATGCACCGAACAGTAGAATTGTGTAAAACAACTAACACAAAACAAGAATCGGCTTCACAGTTTATTTACTCAGGCTGGTGTGACTCAAATTACAAAGAAACATTTACGAACTAAACTCTCAAGAGAATTCTACATAAACTTGCTTCCTGAACGATACAAAAAAGAAGCAGAAAGAATTTTAAAAGTTTAGGCTTAGTAGAACTAAATCTAAAACTAATAGAAGAAGAAGAGGTTATCTCAAAAACCGTCATCCGTGTAGTCAGATTTAAAATTTCTTGTACTTAAACTATAAATAATATAATTGATCGTTATGAGCTGATTAGGTGACTAACGAACGAACAATGCAATTTGCTTTGCGATTGACTTGTAGAACCCGAAGCAAGAGATGACGGTAAAGGTCGTCCGCGTGTAAATTCAAGATCGATTTTGGACGGTATATTATGGATTCTTCGCACCGGTGCTCCGTGGATGGACCTACCTGATAGATATCCCGCATATCAAACATGCCATCGAAGATTCCAAGAATGGCGCAAAAATGGAAGCCTGGATAAAATTTTAGAAGCGCTTCTTCATGACTTAGAAATAAGAGGCAAGATGGATTTAAGCACGTGTTTCATTGACGGGACTTTTGTTCCTGGAAAAAAAGGGGCCTACGTATTGGCAAAACTAAACGGGGAAAGGGTACAAAAGTCATGGTTATCGTCGACAAAAATGGTATTCCTATCTCCGCCGGGATTGAAAGTGCTTCGCCGCATGAAAGTAAGCTCGCGGAAGGTGCAATCATCCGCAAAAAAGTCAAAGGCAAAATCAAAGATTTAGTCGGAGATCGTGCTTACGATTCTGATCCTTTAGATGAATATCTTAAAAAGAAATATAAAGTAAATTTGATCGCTCCACACAAATCAAATCGAAAAAAGAAAAAGACACAGGATGGACGTAAGTTGCGGAAATATCGTGGAAGATGGAAAATTGAACGAACTTTTTCTTTGGCTACAGAACTTCAGAAGATTTGCAACTCGATACGAACGAAACGATCAAAACTTTTATGGAATTCTGATACTCGCATGTATCATGATCGTTATTAGGAGTTTTTGAGATAACCTCAAATTAAAGAAGCCTTAAAGAAAAACAAGGCTTATGCTCAAACGATCCTTTCGATGTCAGGAATTGGCTTGTTCACTTCTTTAGAGATCATGAGTTATATGGGAGATTGTAAAAGATTCTCTTCGGCTAAACAAGCCGCTTACTACGTAGGTCTTGTGCCGAGGGTTGATATTTCTGGAGACTCCGTTTATTACGGCAGAATTGTCAGCCTTCAATTCGAAGAGTGATCGTTCAGGCGGCCTGGAGCCTTGTCCGTTGTCAATATGGCGGAAAGATAAAAGAATTCTATCAAAGATTATATCCTAAAAAAGGTCCTAAAAAATCAATCATAGCGACTTCTCGCAAAATGATCGAAATTCTTTATACAATGATTAAAACGGGAGAGCTTTTCGATTCTATGCCGGATAAGGTTCTCAATCGTAAGTTGATTTATTATGGTCTTATATAAAAAATAGCGGAGGGGACTTGACACAAGAAATATAGGAGAGAGAAGGATAGTCGTAGATAGCGTAATCGAAGACTCTTAGCACAGCTAAGATGAGCGATATAAAAGAGTAACTTTTCTAATACTGAAGTAACTTAGGCGAATTCGATCTATGATATTTTAAGAAAAAATGGATTGAAAATAAACAATAAATTACAATTCTATGAAATGTAAAACGCAACAATGATTTCTCCAAATTTTTATTAGAATTGATCTCAAGATGGATACCCGAGTTTTTTTATACGATGGAGAGTGTTCGTTTTGCTCCAACCTCGCAGCCAAACTGCAAAATCTGAATCTCGACCCCAAGATCAGATTTAAGTCCTTTCGCGATTTTTCAGAAAAAGAATTGAGAGAAATCCATCCGAATTTGAATATCAGCGTCGCAGAAGGAAACGTTCAAATGATCGCAAACGGAAGGAGATATCCCGGATTTTTTGCGGTCCGAAAGCTCAGTCATTCTTTAAAAGGGTACCGTTGGATTGCACCACTTCTTTATCTTCCCTTGATTCCAATTTTAGGAATGATCGGAATGAATTTTCTAAAGTCCTTGAAAAGTCGTTAGGCCATCGTAAAACACAAGTCTTGCATCTAAAGCAAGCCTGCTTCCTTCCATTATTCGATTTCTTTTTTCCTCCGTGTCCGCCACAATTTCGATTAAGCGAAAAAGTTTTTCGGCGTGAGATTCGTCCGCATTTAAATTGACTTGAAAAAATTTTCCTTCCGGCAAACAAATTCGCTTCTTTAGATCCTTGTAAGACTTAAACATTCTAGAATATTCTAATTTAAGCAAGTATTCGTTCGCTGGACCAAGCGCACCCAGGGCAGAGTAAAAATCCGTGGTAGTTATCCTCCGCATTAAATCTATATAAGACTTTGTTTCGGGAAGTCTATGTATATCTTGCACCACCTCGCCCATATCCGAAAGAAATTTTTTTAAGATACAAACGTGAGAATCTTCCGCATTACCCTCGCCCAATTCCTCCCAAATATTAGAGACAAGAACGATTTTTGCGTCTACAGAATCACTGATCGCAGCCGTATTTAAAAACCAATTTACAAAGTCTATGCTGACGAAGTATTCCTGACGAAGCCAGAGAAGAAGGTCTTCCTTTTCCATTTTCTTTTCCTTTTTTTCCAACCAACAATTGGAAACCAGGACCGGATGATTCCGAACCGATTCTTCCAAAGAATTTCGAAAGGATTCGGAAGTTTGAATAGGGATCACTGTCTGCATAAATCCATGACTTTATCTTTGACTTGATAAGGATCTGATTTTCTTTTTGGCATATAAAAATCGATCAGTCTCAAAATCCAAACGGGCTATTTTTAGAATCTCTTGCAACAAGTTTTTTTCGTCCCCTAGGCTCCAACGATAACAAATCGGAAATGTGGAATAAAACGGAGACAAACCGGGAGTAAGATTTATCTCAAGAAAATAAGGATTTCCTAAAGAATCGAGTTTCCAATCCAGTCTTGCAGGACCGGAAGTACCAAGGAAACTACAAAGTAATCGACTCCGTTCCTGAAGGAACATCTCCAAACCGGAAGGACAATCAAATATGAGAGCTTCCGGCATTACACTTTTAGATTTCGTTTTTTCCCCGTAAACCTCTTCTACTTTGAGTTCGTCCCGAAGGAGCAATCTTCCCGCAGAACTGACTCTATAGCCTACAACATTAGATCCCATTACGGAAATCGTATATTCAATTCCTGTTAAATATTCTTCCAAGAGATAAGGAAAAAATTCTTCCGGCCTGGAGGATAACTTAAAACGAAGATCTTTTTCATCGTGAATAATACTTTCCTCTCCGATTCCGAGACTGGAACCTTCTCCAGAAGGTTTTAAAAATCCGGGAAAGGAAAACTCCTTCGAAACCGTAAAATCCGTCTCAGAACGAATTAAAAATCCGGGTACAATCGGAATACCCATCGACTGAGCGAATATTCTCGTTAGATTTTTATCCAAGGACACGTTTTGAGAATAAACGTCCGAACCGGTGTGAGGAAAACCAAACAACTCCGCCGCGGCAGGAATCAAGGACTCCCTGTTTCTGGAACGAAATCCCTCCATCAGATGAAAGAGGACCGGGCGTTTTGTAAAATCCAAGTCGGAATAATGTTTTAACTTTTCTAAAAGTTCATTCGGAGTGGCGACAAGTTCGACTCTTTCCCCAACTTCGCTTAACAATTCTAAAATAGCGTCTACAGATTTCGATGATTCCCATTCCTGTTTGTAGATTTCCGGAAATTCCCCTTCAAACTCATGAAGGTCCGCGTAAACAAGAACTGTCGGCGTTGCATCACGCATTCAATTTTTTCTCTTGGGCACCGAACGCGTTTGGAGAAATTCTTTCCCAAGTTTCCAAAGAGATCTCCGGATAGATTTCTTCCATCGTGGAATCCGGAGGTTCCGGACTTAGATGATAAGATCCGTGTAAAGCGGATCGAAATACGTGCATCCTTTTCGGTTTGTAAAAACCAAGATACCAATCCGGAGTCAACGTAATTTTTCCACCTCCTCCGGGAAGATCATTTACGAACTGCGGAATTCCCATTCCCCCTATTTTTCCTCTCATATAGGAAATGATTTCGATACCTTTTGCAAGCGGGGTTCGAAAACCTCTCGAACCGGGAATCAGTTCCGGATCATACATATAATAGGCACGAACCCTCAACTCTAACAGTTTTTTATGAAGTTCTAACATAATTTTCCCGGAATCATTGATTCCTTTTAGTAGAACACATTGATTTCCGACACTCACTCCGGCTTTGAGAAGTTTTAGGATCGCTTCTTTCGCCTCGGAAGTGCATTCTTTTGCGTGATTAAACTGGGTATTACAAAAGATGGAAAGCCGATGAGTATTGTGAGATTCTATAATATTACAAAGATCTGATGTAATTCGAAACGGAAGCGTGACTGGATTTCGGGTACCAAGCCTGCAGATCTTTACGTGTTCGATCTTTTCCAATCGTTCCAAAATCCAGTCGATCTTGGAATCGCTCAGATTTAGAGGATCTCCGCCGGACAACACCACATCGGTCACTTCCGGACATGTTTCAACGTATTCAAAACAAGCTTCCAAATCCTCCGTAAGCATTCTCTCTTTAGAATCGGAAACCTTACGACCTCTCATACAATGTCTACAATAAACCGAACATTCGTGATTGGTAAAAAGAAGAACTCGATCCGGGTACATGTGAGTTAACCCTTTGACCGGAGACAATCGTTCCTCGTGCAGAGGATCGGGAGATTCTTCCGGAGAAAAAATAGACTCTGCTTCTCTCGGGATGATCATCTTTCGAATCGGATCGTCCGGATCTTCTGGGTCCGTTAGAGAAATGTAATATGGTGTCGCGGAAACATTGAGACGAATCGTATTCTCGATTCCGACTTTTTCACCTTCCGTCAAATCGAAGTAACGCCCCAGCTCAAAACCTTTCACACGATTTTGAAGCTGAGCTTTATAATCGTTCCAATCAAAAGAAGAAAACAACTTGGACCGATTTGCAAAACTTTCTCCCTTAGATTTTTGCGCAAACAGATGCGAATTAGAAGTCTTCATAAGAAGTTCTTCCTATTTTCTCCGACTCCGAGGAAAATCAAGCAAAGGGAAAAAGAAAATGTCAAAAGAATCCGTTTTCAAAAGACTGTCCTTTGATGACTGGTTTTTCCGTCGATTCTCTCAAAGCGCTTGCATTCGATGTAGATGGAACCTTGTTTTCGTCCGAAGGAATGATACTCGAAGTCTACAGAGACTCGATTCAAAATTTTTCCAAAACTTTCGAAATCCAAGTCGATCTTCCGTCCAGAGACCAACTTATGATGGAAATCGGAAAGCCTGTCAAAACCATTTTCCGCAATCTCCTTCCACAATTGAACGAAGAACAAAGAGACTCCATTTCCGATAGTGTGCTTCGTTTTTTATGCGAGAGAATCAAAAAAGGAGAGGGAGAACTCTACCCCTCGGTCAAAGAAACAATCGAATCCCTTGTAAGAAAAGGGTTTCGAATCCTAGCGGCTTCAAACGGACGAAAGCCATATATCGAAACCATCTTGGAAGTAGCGGGAGTTCTTTCCTATTTCGATCCGATTCTTGTCTTAGACAACGAACGAATCAAAACCAAGGGAGAAATCCTGAAAGAATACGTAAAACGAAACGATCTTAAACCGGACGAAATTCTCATGATAGGAGACAGACTTTCAGATCACGAGGCCGCCCGTCAGAACGGTTGTCCGTTTGCGTTTTGTTCGTACGGACACGCTCCTACAGGAGAAATTCCGGACTTTGAATTGGAACTCAAAAACCTCTCCGATCTGAACACAATCCTCTGATTTTTGCCTGTATGGATTCCTCTTTTCTTCCGAAAATGAAAAAGTGCCAGATTCCGAAAAAAGAAAAAATCTCATTTTCATTCTTACCGGAATTATTTTTACGTTAGTACTTTTAGATAAAAGTACAGGATCTGGATTTTCACTTTCCGGAATCGAATTCCGAAATATCGGAAAGATGAGTCCGGAATCCTATCCCAAAGGAAATCTCAATCACAAAGAGCTTATGGATCAAGCGGAAGACGAAATCCTGGGAGAACTTCTTCAAAACGGAAAC
Protein-coding regions in this window:
- a CDS encoding KamA family radical SAM protein, with the translated sequence MKTSNSHLFAQKSKGESFANRSKLFSSFDWNDYKAQLQNRVKGFELGRYFDLTEGEKVGIENTIRLNVSATPYYISLTDPEDPDDPIRKMIIPREAESIFSPEESPDPLHEERLSPVKGLTHMYPDRVLLFTNHECSVYCRHCMRGRKVSDSKERMLTEDLEACFEYVETCPEVTDVVLSGGDPLNLSDSKIDWILERLEKIEHVKICRLGTRNPVTLPFRITSDLCNIIESHNTHRLSIFCNTQFNHAKECTSEAKEAILKLLKAGVSVGNQCVLLKGINDSGKIMLELHKKLLELRVRAYYMYDPELIPGSRGFRTPLAKGIEIISYMRGKIGGMGIPQFVNDLPGGGGKITLTPDWYLGFYKPKRMHVFRSALHGSYHLSPEPPDSTMEEIYPEISLETWERISPNAFGAQEKKLNA
- a CDS encoding iron-containing redox enzyme family protein — translated: MQTVIPIQTSESFRNSLEESVRNHPVLVSNCWLEKKEKKMEKEDLLLWLRQEYFVSIDFVNWFLNTAAISDSVDAKIVLVSNIWEELGEGNAEDSHVCILKKFLSDMGEVVQDIHRLPETKSYIDLMRRITTTDFYSALGALGPANEYLLKLEYSRMFKSYKDLKKRICLPEGKFFQVNLNADESHAEKLFRLIEIVADTEEKRNRIMEGSRLALDARLVFYDGLTTFQGL
- a CDS encoding D-alanine--D-alanine ligase family protein, which codes for MRDATPTVLVYADLHEFEGEFPEIYKQEWESSKSVDAILELLSEVGERVELVATPNELLEKLKHYSDLDFTKRPVLFHLMEGFRSRNRESLIPAAAELFGFPHTGSDVYSQNVSLDKNLTRIFAQSMGIPIVPGFLIRSETDFTVSKEFSFPGFLKPSGEGSSLGIGEESIIHDEKDLRFKLSSRPEEFFPYLLEEYLTGIEYTISVMGSNVVGYRVSSAGRLLLRDELKVEEVYGEKTKSKSVMPEALIFDCPSGLEMFLQERSRLLCSFLGTSGPARLDWKLDSLGNPYFLEINLTPGLSPFYSTFPICYRWSLGDEKNLLQEILKIARLDFETDRFLYAKKKIRSLSSQR
- a CDS encoding HAD family hydrolase; this encodes MTGFSVDSLKALAFDVDGTLFSSEGMILEVYRDSIQNFSKTFEIQVDLPSRDQLMMEIGKPVKTIFRNLLPQLNEEQRDSISDSVLRFLCERIKKGEGELYPSVKETIESLVRKGFRILAASNGRKPYIETILEVAGVLSYFDPILVLDNERIKTKGEILKEYVKRNDLKPDEILMIGDRLSDHEAARQNGCPFAFCSYGHAPTGEIPDFELELKNLSDLNTIL